A window from Citrus sinensis cultivar Valencia sweet orange chromosome 5, DVS_A1.0, whole genome shotgun sequence encodes these proteins:
- the LOC127902751 gene encoding uncharacterized protein LOC127902751, with the protein MILQDDFPQHLFGSLKQLRVGDDDLACFPLDLLERFHNLEFLYLSDCSYEVVFSNEGYLETHARKLALIKRLNLTRLNHLQQLWKHDSKELDFIFQHLQILRKLMNLLTSSKAKSLERLVSLRIFGCPAMTEVIISDEDETANLKEEIVFSKLSALSLFDLDSLTSFSSGNYAFKLPSLQDLWVIGCPKMKIFTKGELSTPLRLNVRYGLSDDKLRWSNNDLNTIIQQLHQEKLLEGSSRYLSQY; encoded by the exons ATGATTTTGCAAGACGATTTCCCACAACACCTCTTTGGCAGTCTTAAACAACTACGGGTTGGGGATGATGACTTAGCTTGCTTTCCACTTGATTTACTTGAGAGGTTTCACAATCTGGAATTTCTCTACCTGTCGGATTGTTCGTACGAAGTGGTATTTTCAAATGAAGGATATTTGGAGACACATGCGAGGAAGCTGGCACTCATAAAAAGGTTAAACCTGACCAGACTTAATCATCTGCAGCAACTGTGGAAACACGATTCCAAAGAGCTGGACTTCATTTTTCAACATCTGCAAATTCTAAGA AAATTGATGAACTTACTAACATCCTCCAAAGCAAAAAGTCTAGAGCGACTCGTATCATTGAGGATATTTGGATGCCCAGCAATGACAGAGGTCATAATAAGTGACGAAGATGAAACagcaaatttaaaagaagagATTGTTTTCAGCAAATTGAGTGCGTTGTCCCTGTTTGATTTAGACAGTCTCACAAGCTTCTCCTCTGGCAATTACGCCTTCAAACTCCCATCTTTGCAAGATTTGTGGGTGATTGGTTGTCCCAAGATGAAGATTTTCACCAAAGGAGAATTAAGCACGCCTCTGAGACTAAACGTTCGGTATGGACTGAGTGATGACAAACTGCGTTGGTCTAATAATGACCTTAACACAATCATACAACAATTGCATCAAGAAAAG CTGTTGGAGGGGTCGTCTCGTTACTTGTCACAGTACTGA
- the LOC112497008 gene encoding disease resistance protein At4g27190-like: MLEIIVTLVLELVKCLAPPTERQLVYLRKRNYNANLENLKAEMEKLKAERTSIQRRVSEAKEKGEEIEEKVEKWLVSANGIIDQAAKFVEDEESTNKRCLKGLCPNLKTRYQLSKKAETEVKALVELGEEVKKFDIVSHRTTPEEIWLKSNKGYEAFESRVSTLKSIQNALTDVNVSIIGVYGMGGIGKTTLVKEFARQAREKKLFDRVVFSEVSQTPDIKKIQGEIAEKLGLELSDEAEYRRASRLYERLKNENKILVILDNIWKYLDLDTIGIPFGNDHEGCRLLLTARDNNVLLSMGSKDNFLIGNLSEEEAWRLFKIMNGDDVENCKFKPTAINVAQACGGLPIALTTVARALRNKSLHEWKNALRELQTPSVVNFEGVPAETYSSIELSFKYLKGEQLKKIFLLCSLIGNSFYLIDLLRYSMGLGLFHGVNKMEDARNKLYALVHELRDCCLLLEGDRNETFYMHDVVCDVAVSIACRDQHVFLVRNDAVWEWPDGDALKKCYAISLLNSSIHEVSLEFECPQLEFLHIDPKITFAELNIPDNFFKGMKKLRVVDLTRVRLFSLPSSIGLLANLQTLCLDQSMLGDIAIVGKLKNLEILSFAKSDIVRLPDELGQLTKLRMLDLTDCLQLKFIVPNILSSFTRLEELYMGSCSIKWEVRKGNSERSNASLDELMHLQRLTTLEIDVEDDSILPDGLFTKKLERFDISIGDGSFDSTKIIGNDWFQSRPHFMISNLESLRTLKLKLDSMAICSKKLQGINNVEYLCLDKLQGIKNVVLELDTEGFSQLKHLHVQNNPDILCIVDSMEREPCVAFPLLESLTLHNLINTERICIDRLKIESFNELKTIKVENCDELSNIFWLSSSTKCLPGLERIAVINCSSMEEIFATGGEADVDVDEKIEFGQLRSLSLGKLPKVTRFCREVKNPSTSPNRQESQEELTASSNEISSDTSTLLFNKKVLLPNLEALELNAINVDEIWHYNQLPAMVPCFQSLTRLIVWGCDKLKYIFSASTIQSLEQLQHLEIRLCKSLQEIISENRTDQVTAYFVFPRVTTLKLDGLPELRCLYPGMHTSEWPALKNLVACNCDKITLSQNDENDQFGVPAQQPLFSFKKSGIWDQCAKIIICA; the protein is encoded by the exons ATGCTGGAAATCATTGTTACTCTCGTTTTGGAACTTGTAAAATGCTTGGCTCCTCCAACAGAACGCCAACTTGTTTATTTGCGCAAGCGGAACTACAATGCCAACCTTGAGAATCTCAAGGCGGAAATGGAGAAGTTGAAGGCTGAACGTACGAGCATTCAGCGCAGAGTTTCAGAGGCGAAAGAAAAAGGGGAAGAGATTGAAGAGAAGGTTGAGAAGTGGCTGGTTAGTGCTAACGGCATCATTGACCAGGCAGCCAAATTCGTTGAAGATGAAGAGTCAACAAATAAGCGCTGTCTCAAGGGCTTGTGTCCTAATTTGAAGACCCGCTATCAGCTTAGCAAGAAAGCAGAGACAGAGGTGAAGGCCCTTGTTGAACTTGGAGAAGAAGTTAAGAAGTTTGATATCGTTTCCCACCGTACCACTCCGGAGGAGATATGGCTTAAGTCTAACAAAGGTTACGAGGCCTTCGAGTCAAGAGTTTCTACTTTGAAGTCTATACAAAATGCTTTGACTGATGTGAATGTCAGCATTATTGGGGTGTACGGCATGGGCGGCATTGGAAAGACGACACTGGTGAAGGAGTTTGCTAGGCAAGCCAGGGAAAAGAAGCTGTTTGATCGTGTGGTTTTTTCAGAGGTTTCACAAACTCCAGACATAAAAAAGATTCAAGGGGAAATTGCAGAGAAGTTAGGTCTGGAGTTGTCCGATGAAGCTGAATATAGAAGAGCTAGCAGGCTGTATGAACGACTGAAGAATGAGAATAAGATTCTTGTGATTCTAGATAATATCTGGAAATATCTTGATTTGGATACGATTGGAATTCCTTTCGGAAATGATCATGAAGGATGTAGACTATTGCTGACAGCAAGAGAcaataatgttttattaagTATGGGCTCCAAAGATAACTTCTTGATTGGCAATCTaagtgaagaagaagcttGGAGATTGTTTAAGATAATGAATGGTGATGATGTTGAAAATTGTAAGTTCAAGCCTACAGCAATTAATGTAGCCCAGGCATGTGGAGGTTTGCCCATTGCCTTGACTACAGTAGCGAGGGCACTGAGAAACAAGAGTCTGCATGAGTGGAAGAATGCCTTGCGAGAACTCCAAACGCCTTCAGTGGTAAACTTTGAAGGTGTGCCTGCAGAAACTTATTCAAGTATTGAACTGAGTTTCAAGTATTTAAAAGGTGAGCAActcaagaaaatttttctacTCTGCAGTCTAATAGGCAACAGTTTTTACCTTATAGACTTGCTTAGATACTCTATGGGTTTAGGCCTATTTCATGGAGTCAATAAGATGGAAGATGCGCGTAACAAATTATATGCACTGGTCCATGAACTTAGAGACTGTTGTTTGTTACTCGAGGGTGATCGTAATGAAACATTCTATATGCATGATGTCGTCTGCGATGTTGCCGTATCAATTGCATGTCGAGACCAACATGTTTTCTTGGTGAGAAATGACGCTGTGTGGGAGTGGCCAGATGGTGATGCCCTTAAAAAATGCTATGCAATCTCTTTACTAAATAGTAGCATTCATGAGGTTTCCTTGGAATTCGAATGTCCGCAACTTGAATTTTTACATATTGATCCCAAAATCACTTTTGCCGAGCTCAATATTCCTGACAACTTTTTCAAAGGGATGAAAAAGCTTCGAGTCGTAGATTTGACAAGAGTGCGATTATTTTCATTGCCATCTTCAATCGGTCTTCTAGCAAATCTTCAAACACTGTGTCTTGATCAAAGCATGTTGGGAGACATAGCCATAGTTGGAAAGTTGAAGAATCTAGAAATCCTTAGCTTTGCAAAGTCTGATATTGTACGGTTGCCTGACGAACTAGGTCAACTGACTAAGTTAAGGATGCTAGATTTAACAGATTGCTTgcaactaaaatttattgtgccCAATATCTTATCAAGCTTCACTCGATTGGAAGAACTGTATATGGGTAGCTGCTCTATCAAATGGGAAGTGAGAAAAGGAAATAGTGAAAGAAGTAATGCCAGCCTCGATGAATTGATGCATTTGCAGCGACTGACCACCTTAGAAATAGATGTTGAAGATGATAGCATTTTACCAGATGGCCTTTTTACCAAAAAGCTGGAAAGGTTTGATATATCAATAGGAGATGGATCTTTCGACTCTACCAAGATTATTGGGAACGATTGGTTTCAAAGTCGGCCGCACTTTATGATCAGTAATCTTGAGAGTTTAAGAACATTGAAGCTCAAGCTTGATTCTATGGCCATTTGCTCCAAGAAGTTGCAGGGCATCAATAACGTTGAATACTTATGTTTGGATAAGTTGCAAGGAATCAAGAATGTTGTTTTAGAATTGGACACTGAGGGCTTTTCACAATTGAAGCATCTCCATGTTCAAAATAATCCAGACATCCTGTGTATCGTCGATTCAATGGAGAGAGAACCTTGTGTCGCCTTTCCTCTTTTGGAGTCCCTTACTCTTCACAATTTGATCAATACGGAGAGGATATGTATTGATCGACTCAAGATAGAGTCCTTCAATGAACTCAAAACcataaaagtagaaaattGTGATGAGTTGAGTAATATCTTCTGGCTCTCTAGTAGTACAAAATGCCTTCCAGGACTTGAGAGGATTGCAGTTATCAATTGCAGCAGCATGGAAGAGATTTTTGCAACTGGAGGAGAAGCTGATGTTGATGTTGATGAGAAGATAGAGTTCGGTCAATTAAGATCTTTGAGTCTGGGAAAGCTTCCAAAGGTTACAAGGTTTTGCCGTGAAGTGAAGAATCCTTCCACGTCACCAAACAGACAAGAGTCACAAGAGGAATTGACAGCTAGTTCCAACGAGATCAGTTCGGATACTTCAACTCTGCTTTTCAACAAGAAG gTATTGTTGCCAAATTTGGAGGCTTTGGAGCTGAATGCTATTAATGTCGACGAGATTTGGCATTACAATCAACTTCCGGCCATGGTTCCTTGCTTTCAAAGTTTGACACGATTGATAGTGTGGGGCTGtgacaaattaaaatacatattttcagcttcTACGATCCAAAGCCTTGAGCAACTCCAACACTTGGAGATACGGTTATGTAAGAGTTTACAAGAAATCATTTCTGAAAACAGAACAGATCAAGTGACCGCTTATTTTGTCTTTCCACGGGTGACCACTCTGAAACTCGACGGTCTACCAGAACTTAGATGTTTATACCCTGGAATGCATACTTCGGAATGGCCAGCACTAAAAAATTTGGTGGCGTGTAATTGtgataaaataacattatcCCAGAATGACGAGAATGATCAATTTGGTGTTCCGGCACAACAGCCCCTATTCTCGTTCAAGAAG TCTGGAATTTGGGATCAATGTGCTAAGATAATAATTTGTGCTTGA